One segment of Erwinia tasmaniensis Et1/99 DNA contains the following:
- a CDS encoding replication initiation protein produces MKIRDSVARGLVGHTSRADDALVTQGNQLIEGSYDITLTEIRLLWLALTKIQSKGAKTSAEIVLTASEYSSMYKLDMSNSANQLKSVSETLGSKPIITYDWNDKKNRVDKVIRYWFSSIRYGANLGADVTLKFSEEVSPFLYELKNEFTQMNVFNMASLDTPFAFRLYSWLSRYRNLDKYKAKKSGVISTEPIALDWMKDRAGLLNKYKDFKNFRVRVLDPAVDVINRTTDLTVKYETISAGKKVTDIVFIYIVENDQAYLRVKPEPPKLPRRPRVLQGSSKEGDWALQCLDLIRDYEKRLNEYDSKELLSLAYLRKKSNYYRIIGNKDGVDITEKEIENRKLRKARK; encoded by the coding sequence ATGAAAATTCGTGATTCTGTTGCGCGTGGATTGGTAGGGCACACTAGCCGAGCTGACGATGCGCTAGTGACTCAAGGAAATCAACTAATCGAAGGTAGTTATGATATTACCCTCACGGAAATCCGCTTGCTTTGGTTAGCGTTAACTAAAATCCAAAGTAAGGGAGCTAAAACTTCTGCGGAGATCGTTTTAACTGCATCTGAATATAGTTCAATGTATAAGCTTGATATGTCGAACAGCGCCAACCAGTTGAAAAGCGTTTCAGAAACACTTGGTTCAAAACCTATCATTACTTATGACTGGAATGATAAAAAAAATAGAGTTGATAAAGTAATAAGATATTGGTTCTCTTCAATACGTTATGGCGCTAATTTAGGCGCAGATGTAACATTGAAATTTTCAGAAGAAGTAAGCCCTTTTTTATACGAGCTTAAAAATGAATTTACGCAAATGAACGTTTTCAATATGGCAAGTTTAGATACGCCTTTTGCGTTTAGATTGTATTCATGGCTTTCCAGATATAGAAATCTTGATAAATATAAAGCTAAAAAAAGTGGCGTCATATCTACCGAGCCAATTGCTCTTGATTGGATGAAAGATAGAGCTGGTTTATTAAATAAATACAAGGACTTTAAAAACTTTAGGGTTAGGGTTCTTGATCCCGCTGTTGATGTTATTAACCGTACTACCGATTTAACCGTTAAATACGAAACTATCAGTGCCGGAAAGAAAGTAACAGATATTGTTTTTATTTATATTGTTGAAAACGATCAGGCATATTTGAGAGTAAAACCGGAGCCGCCTAAGCTGCCCCGTCGCCCTCGCGTTCTGCAAGGGAGTAGTAAAGAGGGTGATTGGGCGCTTCAATGTCTTGATTTGATCAGGGACTATGAAAAACGGCTTAATGAGTACGATTCTAAAGAACTGTTATCATTAGCCTATCTACGCAAAAAAAGTAATTATTATCGTATCATTGGAAATAAAGATGGTGTGGATATT